The sequence ATCCCGAGACCGAGCACGATCGGGCGCGGCGCCAGATGGAGCTCGACGTCCACCGGAAGAAAGTCGTGCAGCACGTACGGCATCGCGAATTGGATGCCGAGTCCGAACACCACGCCCGCCGCGGCCCCAACGAGACCCATCACCGCGGCTTGCATCGAGTAGATGGCCAGCACCTGCCAGCTCGTCGCGCCGACGCAGCGCAGGATCGCCACCGGATCGATTTTGCGCATGACGAACGCGTGCACGCCGCTCGCCACGCCGATACCGCCGAGCAACAGCGCGATGAGGCCGACGATCGCCAGGTAGTCGTGCAATTGGTCGATCGCGCTCGCCAGCCGCGACTCGTTGTACCCCGCGCTCTGCACGGAGCCGTTGCTGGCCGCGAGACGCTTGCCGAACGTCTTCACGAAGGCGTCGCTCGGGAGCGTCGCCGGAAGCTTGAACAGCGTTTCGTACTCGACGCGGCTGCCGAAGACGACGAGTCCCGTCGCCGGCACGTACCGTTCGGGGATGTAGACTCGCGGCCCGATCGCCGCGGAGATGCCGACGTCGCCGGGCACGCTTCGCAGCGATCCCGTGATGACGAACTTGGCGGAACCGAGGCTCAGTGTGTCGCCGAGCTGCGCGTCGAGCGACACGAGCAGTGCCGGGTCGACGATCGCGTTCGCGCCGCCTTGGATCTGACTCCACGCCGCGACCGGATCGGTGACGATGTTGCCGTAGAACGGATAGCCCGCGCTCACCGCGTGCACCTGCACGAGCCGCGTCCCGCCGCTCCTCGGCACGAGCGCCATCGACGAGAAACCTGTCGAGGTCACGTTCGAGATGCCGGCGCGCGCGAGCGAATCCACGAGCGAGTCGATCGCGGGGCCTCGCTGCGCATTGCGGCGCGCCGCGACGTCGCCGCCCATGAGCGCACGCGACTGCTCGTGCACCGAGCGAATGGTGTTCTCGGAGAACGAGTCGATCGCGACGAGCGCGGCGACGCCGAGCGAGATCGACGACATGTAGAGCAGAAGGCGCCGGCGCGCCGTTCGGCTCTCACGCCAGGCGAGCGCAAGGAGTTGCCGCGTCGCGGACATTACGCGGCCCGCTCCGCGGCCGAATCCGAGATGACGCGGCCGTCGCTCAAACGGATGATTCGTTGCGCGCGCGAGGCGAGCGCGTGGTCGTGCGTTACGAGGACGACGGTCGCGTTGGACTCACGGTTGAGCGCCTCGAGGAGCTCGACGATCCGTCCGCCCGTATCGCTGTCGAGGTTTCCGGTCGGCTCGTCGGCGAACAGGATGCGTGGTGCGTTCGAAAACGCCCGCGCGATCGCGACGCGCTGCTGCTCGCCGCCGGAGAGCTGCATCGGAAAATGATGGAGTCGGTCGCCGAGCCCGACGCGGCGCAGGAGCTCGCGAGCGCGGTCGGCCGCGCCGGATTCGCCGCGCAGCTCGAGCGGCACCTGCACGTTCTCGAGCGCGGTGAGCGTGGAGATCAGCTGAAAGCTCTGAAAGACGAACCCGACCTTTTTCCCGCGGAGCTTGGCGCGGCCGTCTTCGCTGAGCGCGGTCAGGTCGGCGTCGTCGAGGAGCACCTGCCCGCGCGTCGGTGTATCAAGTCCGGCGAGCAGGCCGAGCAACGTCGTCTTGCCGCTTCCCGAGGGCCCGACGATCGCGACGAAGGAGCCTTGAGGGATGCTGAACGACACGTCGCGAAGCACGGCCAACTTGTTGTCGCCGCTGCGATATTCTTTGGTGAGGTCCCGGGCAAGGAGCATGTCGCGTGAGGTCAGACGGATGGGTGCGGGGGAGAGAGTTCTCGTGCAGAGCTCGCCGGCTGTCCTTGGGAACGGCGGGTCCCGCCGTACTTGCCTTTCTCGTGGCGTGCGGAAGCGGCCGAACGCAAACCGGCTCAGTCGTGGTCCGATCCGACTCAGCCGCCCCTACGGAATCTAGGGCCGCGCAGTTACGCGGCACGCCCAGCGCGCGATCCGACCCGAAGACGGCGACTGCTCGCTCCACGATCGTGTTCGCCGGAACGAGCCTGACCGCCGGCCTTGGACTCGAGCCGGACAGCGCCTATCCGATGCTCATTCAGCGCAAGATCGATTCGGCGGGGCTTCCGTTTCAGGTCGTCAACGCCGGGGTGAGTGGCGAGACATCGTCGGGCCTGATCGACCGGCTCGACTGGCTGCTGCGCGGGACGTTCGACGTCTTCGTGATCGAGACTGGCGCCAACGACGGACTTCGTGGGATTCCGGCGTCGACGCTGAAGACAAACCTCGAGACGGCGTTCGACCGGATCAAATCCAAGCGGCCAGAGTCGACGATCGTGCTCGTCCAGATGGAGGCGCTTCCGAATCTGGGTGCCAAATACACGTCCGCGTTTCACGCCGTGTTTCCAGCGGTAGCCAAGGAAAAGGGAGCGATCCTCCTCCCGTTTTTGCTGGACGGAGTGGCGGGGCGCCGCGGTCTCAACCAGGGCGACGGCGTGCATCCAAACAACGCGGGGGAGCGGATCGTGGCGGCCAATGTTTGGCGCGGCCTGGAGCCGATTCTCGCGGCTCGCGCCGGGAAACAGGCGGCCGCATCGCCCGGTCGTTGACTGTCGTCGACTAAGACGATAAGTTTAACGGCTGTCTGCGTTTAGACCACAGTTTCCAAGAGTGATTTGATATGGCAATACCGGCTACGCAAATCCGGCGCGGCATGGTCCTCGTGTTCGACGGCGATCCGTGCCGCGTCATAGAATTCCGCCACCACACCCCGGGCAACCTTCGCGCGATGGTGCAGGCGAAGCTCAAGAACCTGCGCACGGGTTCGAGCTTCGAGCATCGCTTCCGCGCGGCGGACTCGATCGACCCGGCGTCGATGGAGACGCACGACCTGGAGTTCCTCTATCAGGGCGGCGACACGTATCACTTCATGAACGTCGAGAACTACGACCAGCTGGAGATGGACGAAGAGACGCTAGGCGACAACGCGCAGTGGATGCAGCCGAACATGAAGATCCAGGCCGAGTACTATGATGGACGGCCGGTTGGCATCAAGCTGCCGAACTCGCTCGTGCTCGAGGTCGTCGACACGGCGCCCGTGATGAAGACGGCGACGAAGACGGCCTCGACGAAGCCGGCCAAGCTGGAGAACGGCGTCACGATCAACGTGCCCGAGTTCGTCGGCACGGGCGACAGGGTGAAGGTGAATCCGGCCACGGGTGAGTATCAGGAGCGGGCGAAGTAGCTCGGCGTCGTTCGCAGATTGATCGGCCCCGGAGCGCGGATTAAACTGAAGGTTTGCGTTCGGTTGTACCGCCGTGGCAGGACCCGATGGTGACTGTAGCTCAATCGGTTAGAGCACCGGACTGTGGCTCCGGGGGTTGCGGGTTCAATTCCCGTCAGTCACCCTGCGGCGGCCGCCGAGGTGAGGGGGCGGCTGCGGCAATGATGGTTTAGGTCGGTAGCTCAATTGGTAGAGCACTGGTCTCCAAAACCAGCGGTTGGGGGTTCGAGTCCCTCCCGGCCTGTAAGTACGAACGGCACTGGATCAAATGCGTGAAGTGTGCGGGGGAGACTGTAGGCGGCAGTAGACAGGGAAAGGCGAAAGGTCCCAAATACGGCGGTATCGTCTAGGGGACTAGGACGGGGCCCTCTCAAGGCCCAAACACGGGTTCGAATCCCGTTACCGCTATTGTTGGTGAGGTGTTGCAGGTGCTCGCGTCGGTTCGATCGGCAAACGTCGTGGTCGACCTGGCCCGTTCGTCTATCGGTTAGGACGGCACCCTTTCACGGTGCAGAGAGGGGTTCGATTCCCCTACGGGCTATCGAACAGCGGGTGGACAGGTGGACGGTTGGACAGGTGGACGGCGGTGAAGGGTTCGGTGGGGCGTGTGCGGCGCAAATGAGGCGGGTGGTTCCTGTTCACCTGTCGCGCCGTCCACCCGTCCACCTGCAGTTCAGGGGGCGTAGCTCAGTTTGGTTAGAGCACTCGACTGTCACTCGAGAGGTCGCGGGTTCGAGCCCCGTCGCTCCCGTGTTGGACAGCTAAAAGTGAAGTTTGGAATTGCAATTCCGATTCTCTTATAGCTGATCGTTGCTTGTTGCACGTCGCAGTAGTGCAGGCCCTGGTGGTGAAATTGGTAGACACGCCATCTTGAGGGGGTGGTGCCGCAAGGCGTCACGGTTCGAGTCCGTGCCAGGGCATGTACCACGGTCGTCAGAAGGGGTGAACGGGTCGCCAGCGTAGCTCAGTGGTAGAGCACTCGATTCGTAATCGAGCGGTCGTCGGTTCAATCCCGACCGCTGGCTCTGAAAGTCAGTACGGCGGCCGGGATTGAACCGACAGTAATCCCGACCGCTGGCTCTGAAAGTCAGTACAGCGGCCGGGATTGAACCGCTGGGTCTCAAGGCGCCGCGAGGTTCGCGGCGCTTTTGTTTTTTGCAGGGTCGCGCCTTGCGGGCTTCGATCGCGGTGGACGAAAATTTCAACGCAGATGCCGCAGATTTTGAAAAGCGATTGCCGCAGATGACACCAATGGTTTGGGTGTTGGCATCTGCGTTGAATTCTTCTTGCCCGGAAGCGATGCCACTCGGGCGTCGCGATCGCAGGAATCTCAGGACGGCCGCACCTCACGGATCGCCTTCCCCGCGCCACCGAGGTTCGCGAGTCTCATCTCCGAGTACTTCCGCGAGAGCAGCACGCCATGCGCTCCGCCCTCGAACGCCGCCTTGACCGCGCGATAGACGTCGTCGGGGCTGGTCTTCTTGCTCGTCGCCGCCGTCGGGATGTCGATGTCGATGCCGGGCCAGATCTTCATTTCGTTCCCGGCCTGGCTGACGGCGCGGCGAGTCTCGCGCAGCACGTAGTCCGGCGATAAGCCCGAAATCGCCAACTGGTCGAGCGGCACGTCGTGGTACTGCATCGCCTCGTACGTGAGCTCCAGCACCTGCTCCGGCGTGAGGTCGGCGAATATCGATCGCTGCACGCTCCGCACGTACTGCGCGAGCCGCTCGCCGCCGCACAGGTTGTAGATCACGACCTTCAAAAAGTCCGAGTACTTCGCGAACGCCGCGTAGTCCTGCTCGGCGCGGTAGAAAGGCGAGAACGAATTGTTGTGCCACACGTGCCACCCCATTCCCTTGCTCGGCGCGATCGACTTGGCGAGGTGGTACATGTCGCGGTACGTGTCCTCGAGCGCGTCGTTCCAGAGACGCTCCCATGCCATGATCTCGGGGTAGCGCGTCAGCAGCCGCCAGAACGTGACGAACGCGCCGTCGGTAGGTCGGTGGCCGTCGCGGCCCGCGGTCACGAACGCCGCCAGTTGGAGGTATCCCTCGCGCGCGCGATCGACGTCGATGCCGCGCTTCTTCGCCTCGGCGGTGCAGTATTGGCAAAAGCACGCGACTCCGCCGCCGGCGCCGACGCCGCCGTGATTCGCGACGATCGCGTTGCCGAGTGGACCTTGCCGCTCGCTCCCCCACATGAGGCCATCGACGTCGTATGAGCGGAGATAGTCCTCGACCATGCCGAGCCAGAAATTGCGCGTGTTTGGATTACGCGAGCAGGCGAATGTCGACGGGCGGCCGGTGAGCGTGACCTCGCGCGCTTGGTCGAATCCTGGCACCCCGGCACCGATGACATCTTCGAACCAGCAGATCACCCGCATGCCGCGCTTTTTCGCATCCGGCAGCACGTCGGCGATCACGTCGTAGCCGCCATGATCCGGTGCCTTTTCCGGGGCGATGCTTGTCTTACGATAGAATTGCGGATGTGGCGTGGCGAAGTTGCCGCCGTGAAAGTGGTCGTCGTATTCCTGCTTCCCATGATCCGGCAGCGCGCTTCCCCGTGGCTGTCGCCCGCCGATGCCCCGGCCGTATGTGAACGTTGCCAGGAAGATCGTGTTGACGTCGGCGAGCCGCTGGAAGTTGTCGAGCACCGCGCCGGTCCCTTCGTCGACGAACGACACCGCGCCGGCCTGAATACCGATCATCCGCGGGTCGGCGAAAACGGGCGCGTTGCGCGCTTCAGCGCCGGCAAGCTCGGGCAGCTTGCCGAACGCAACACCGCCCGCGGCGAACGCGGACGCTTCGAGGAACGTACGACGATCCACGTTAGGCTCCGCCTCGCTTTCTTATGGGTTCACCGGTTCACCGGTTCACCGGTCCACCGGCCTACGCCACTCCCTGCCTGATCGCCTTGATCACCCGATCCGCGAACAGATCGACCTCGTCCACCGTCGTGTAGACATTCGGCGTGATCCGCATGCCGGAGAACTCGTCGTTCACCATCGGCGTCGTCACGATGTTGTGTTTCGACAGCAGCCATCCGCCGAGCTTGCCCATGTCCATGCCGTCGATGCCGCAGACGCCGATCGCGCCGCTCTTCGTGGGGCCGATCTCGGTGATCATCTTCACGCGGCCGCTCGCCGCGAGGAGTTGCTTCGCCCACCGGTCTCGGAGATAGCGCAGCCGCGCGATCTTGCGGTCGATGCCGATCCCGCGGTTGAAGGCGATCGCCACCGCGACCGCGTTGTGGTTCGCCGCCGGATGGGTCCCGATCTCCTCGTACTTGCGGATGTCGGCGTCCTGCTCGACCGACGCGGCCATGAGGGGCCAGAGCGATTTGATCTTGTCGCGACGCACATACAGAAAACCGGTGCCGATCGGAGCGTGCAGCCACTTGTGGAGACTCGTGCCGTAGTAGTCGGCGCCGAGCTCGTCGCGCGTGAAGGGGAAGTGCGCGAACGCATGCGCACCGTCCACGAAGACTTGGATTCCCTTCGGCCGGGCGAGCTCGATAATCTCCTTGACCGGCGCGATATAGCCGGTCATGAAGCTGATGTGCATCACCTCGATCACCTTGGTGCGCGGCGTGATCGCGGCGGCAATCTGGTCGACGTACGACTTCGTGCTCTTGACCGGCGTTTCGATCTTCACCCGCTTGAGAACTATGCCGTCGCGCCGTTCGCGCTGGCGCCACGACGTCTGCATACGCGGATAGTTCTGCGTCGTGAAGATCACCTCGTCGCCGCGCTGCAGGTCGAGACCGAAGATCATGATCTCGTTCGCCTCGGACGCGTTGCGCGTGATCGCCATCTCCTCGGGGTCGCAGCCAAAATCCGCCGCCAGGTCGCGTCGGACCGACTCGATCCTCGGCTCGAGCACCCGCCACATGTGATCGACGGGCAGCTCATTTGAGAACCTGAGGTCTCGAATCATCTGCTCGAGCACGTGGGTCGGGGCAGGGCTGCACCCGCCGTTGTTCAAGTTCACCATCGTGCGGTCGAGATCGAACGCGCGCTGGATCTCGCGCCAGTAGGTCTCGTCCTCGGCCACGTTCGCGGCGGGCCGTCCCGCGGCGATGGGCTCGGCGGTGAACAGCTGGCGGAACGCGGACTGGCGCATGACGGGGAGCGACACGCCGGCGCCGATCATCGAAGAGACGAAGCTGCGGCGGGATGTAGGCATGGTTGACGATTCAATCCCGGGCCTCCGAGGTCAAGGGCCGCGCATTTAAAGGAGCCCTCGGCGGCCAACGGCCTCTCAGTTGTCAGCGACAGCGTCGGCGACAGCGAACTCCACCCTGGCGCTGACGCCGACGCCTAGAGTCTCTCATCGCGGTGATCCCCTTTAATCCATTCCGCGCACTTTTGCTGTTGACATTCGACACCAACGGTGCAATGTTGTTGGTGTCGACAGCCGACACCATGACCACGCGCCTCGACCTATTGCAAGGCACGCTCGACCTTCTCATCCTCCGCACGCTCGTCGCCGAACAGCGTCACGGGTGGGCCATTTCCGAGCGGATCCAGGAGCTCTCCAAGGACGTGCTCCGGGTCAATCAGGGCTCATTGTATCCCGCGCTCCACCGGCTCGAGCAACAGGGGTGGATCGAGTCCGAGTGGGACGTCTCGGAGCTCGGTCGGCGCGCTCGCTACTACCGGCTCACGCCCGCCGGACGGAAGCAGCTCGAGCGTGAACGCGACCAGTGGACCCAGTTCTCGGCCGCGGTCGGCCGAGTTTTGCGGCTGGCGTGATGCGCCGCTGGCTCATCCGGATTCGCGCGCTGTTCACCGGGCGCCGCCTAGAGGGCGAGCTCTCGGAGGAGCTCGTGTTTCACCTCGAGATGCAGGCGAGGAAGCATCGCGACGCGGGGATGAGCGCGTCGGATGCCGCGGCGCTTGCCCGGCGGCAGTTCGGAAACGTCGAGCTGGTGAAGGAGGATGCGCGCGACGTACGAGGCGTGCGCGCGCTCGAAGACGCGCTCCAAGACATTCGCTACGCCATCCGATCCTCGGCACGGACCCCGGCGTTTACCGCGTCGCTCGTGATCACGATCGGGCTGGGCGTCGGGATCAGTGCCAGCGCCTTCACCGTGTTCAACGCCTACGTGCTGCGACCGTTCGATGTCCGCGATCCCGGCGCGCTCCAGTCGATGAATTGGATGGATCGCTCCGGCCACTATCATGACTTCAACCGGCGCGAGTTCGAGGCGATACGTCATCCGGCCACCGGATTGGCGGACGCGTTCGCGTTTCGTTCGTTCGCGCTGCGGCTGGGGCCATCGGTGGCGTCGGGGGATGCCGTCAGCGAGAACTACTTCCAGATGCTCGGCGTACAACCAGGGTTTGGCCGCTTGTTGAGAGGCGACGATGCGTCGCGGCGCGTCGTAGTCATCAGTTACGCCGCCTGGCTCACGCGGTTCGCCGGCGATTCCACGATCGTCGGCCGCCGGCTCCTCCTACGCGGCACGCCATTCGAGGTCATCGGCGTGGCGCAAGCCGGCTTCGCGGGCCTGTTCAAGAAACCGCGCGACTTCTGGGTTCCGCTCGACGCGATGCATCCGGATGCAGCGGTCGTGCGGTCGGGCGACGAGCGCGATCTGTCGCTCATCGGTCGTTTGGCGACGGGCATGTCGGCGACGCAGGGCCGGGCGGTCGTGGCGTCGCTGCTGCGATCGACGACGACGGATCGTCCGGACAGCGGCCGTGTGGCGCGCGTGT is a genomic window of Gemmatimonadaceae bacterium containing:
- a CDS encoding ABC transporter ATP-binding protein yields the protein MLLARDLTKEYRSGDNKLAVLRDVSFSIPQGSFVAIVGPSGSGKTTLLGLLAGLDTPTRGQVLLDDADLTALSEDGRAKLRGKKVGFVFQSFQLISTLTALENVQVPLELRGESGAADRARELLRRVGLGDRLHHFPMQLSGGEQQRVAIARAFSNAPRILFADEPTGNLDSDTGGRIVELLEALNRESNATVVLVTHDHALASRAQRIIRLSDGRVISDSAAERAA
- a CDS encoding arylesterase, translated to MFAGTSLTAGLGLEPDSAYPMLIQRKIDSAGLPFQVVNAGVSGETSSGLIDRLDWLLRGTFDVFVIETGANDGLRGIPASTLKTNLETAFDRIKSKRPESTIVLVQMEALPNLGAKYTSAFHAVFPAVAKEKGAILLPFLLDGVAGRRGLNQGDGVHPNNAGERIVAANVWRGLEPILAARAGKQAAASPGR
- the efp gene encoding elongation factor P, with the protein product MAIPATQIRRGMVLVFDGDPCRVIEFRHHTPGNLRAMVQAKLKNLRTGSSFEHRFRAADSIDPASMETHDLEFLYQGGDTYHFMNVENYDQLEMDEETLGDNAQWMQPNMKIQAEYYDGRPVGIKLPNSLVLEVVDTAPVMKTATKTASTKPAKLENGVTINVPEFVGTGDRVKVNPATGEYQERAK
- a CDS encoding aminotransferase class V-fold PLP-dependent enzyme, translating into MPTSRRSFVSSMIGAGVSLPVMRQSAFRQLFTAEPIAAGRPAANVAEDETYWREIQRAFDLDRTMVNLNNGGCSPAPTHVLEQMIRDLRFSNELPVDHMWRVLEPRIESVRRDLAADFGCDPEEMAITRNASEANEIMIFGLDLQRGDEVIFTTQNYPRMQTSWRQRERRDGIVLKRVKIETPVKSTKSYVDQIAAAITPRTKVIEVMHISFMTGYIAPVKEIIELARPKGIQVFVDGAHAFAHFPFTRDELGADYYGTSLHKWLHAPIGTGFLYVRRDKIKSLWPLMAASVEQDADIRKYEEIGTHPAANHNAVAVAIAFNRGIGIDRKIARLRYLRDRWAKQLLAASGRVKMITEIGPTKSGAIGVCGIDGMDMGKLGGWLLSKHNIVTTPMVNDEFSGMRITPNVYTTVDEVDLFADRVIKAIRQGVA
- a CDS encoding PadR family transcriptional regulator — encoded protein: MTTRLDLLQGTLDLLILRTLVAEQRHGWAISERIQELSKDVLRVNQGSLYPALHRLEQQGWIESEWDVSELGRRARYYRLTPAGRKQLERERDQWTQFSAAVGRVLRLA